The following is a genomic window from Salinibacterium sp. UTAS2018.
AGGCACCGCCGATGTGATCATCAGCGGCGAAGGACGGCTGGATGCGCAGTCGCTCGACGGCAAAGTCGTCGACTACCTGCGCGGTTCGAAATCGTCGACCGGGTTCCTGGTCGTCGTCGCCGCCATTGTCGATCTCACCATCGATCAGTGGTCAGCGGCCGGTATAGATGCCGCTTTGCCGTTGGGTTCCGGAGTCGAGAACCGCAAGGAACTGTTCCAGTTCGCCGCGCCGCTACTCGAAGCGCGCGGAGCCCACGCGATTGCCGAGTGGCTTGACCCGACGGATCTCGACGAAGAGTTCCGCGACGATGACGACGAACCGTCGAGCGACTTCGCCTAACGTCTTCTAGCGTCTTTTCGGCGTCGCCTAGCGTCGTTTGGCGAACTGCAGAGGTTCTTCGGCGTACTGCGCAAAGACTTCGCGTTGTGCTGCGCTGATCCGCTGCGGCCGCGAATGAGCAGCATCGACGAGCACGAGTGTCGTGGATGCCCGCACGTATAACTGGCGCGGCGATACGTTCACCGGGGTGTAGATCTCGTAGCAAACCTCAAGGCTTGCGCCCCCAACGCGACCGATCCACATCTCAATGTCGATGGGTTCGCGCAGGTACGGGATCGGCAGCAGGTACTCGATTTCTTGACGCGCGATGAGCGTCATCGTCGGGCCGCCGGGGCGACCATCGAGAACTGCAGTGAGGGGCGCATCCTCCCCCGCTGCGGGCCAGAATGCATGGATTCGCGCCTCTTCGAGGAGGCGAAACACTTCGGCATTGTTGACGTGTTGGTACGCGTCAACGTCTGACCAGCGCAGCGGGAGCGGGATGTGCAATCGCATGACTAGTCGCGCGTGAGCTTGCGGTACGCGCTGCGGTGGGGCTTGGCCGCGTCGGGGCCAAGACGCTCGATCTTGTTCTCTTCGTAAGCGTCGAAGTTTCCCTCGAACCAGTGCCAGTAACCGGGCGTCGCTTCGCTGCCTTCGTACGCCAGGATGTGCGTCGCGATGCGGTCGAGGAACCACCTATCGTGAGTGATCACCACAGCACAACCGGGGAATTCGAGCAATGCGTTCTCGAGGCTTCCGAGAGTTTCAACGTCAAGGTCGTTAGTCGGTTCGTCAAGCAGCAAGAGGTTTCCGCCCTGCTTGAGCGTGAGCGCGAGGTTCAAACGGTTGCGCTCACCACCGGAGAGCACGCCAGCCTTCTTCTGCTGGTCTGGTCCCTTGAAGCCGAACTGCGAAACGTAGCCGCGCGAGGGGATCTCAGTCTTACCGACCTGGATGTAGTCCTGACCGTCGGAGACAACTTCCCACAGCGTTTTGTTGGGGTCGATTCCGCCGCGGCTCTGGTCGACGTAGGAGATGTCGACGGTTTCGCCGACCTTGAGATCTCCTGAGTCGAGGGGCTCAAGACCAACGATGGTCTTGAAGAGAGTGGTCTTTCCGACACCGTTGGGGCCGATGACGCCGACGATTCCGTTTCGCGGAAGAGTGAAGCTCAGTCCGTCGATGAGAATGCGCTCGTCGAAGCCCTTCTTGAGGTTCTTGGCATCGATAACCTGCGAGCCGAGACGCGGTCCCATAGGGATGACAATCTCTTCGAAGTCCAACTTTCTGGTCTTCTCCGCCTCGTTCGCCATTTCTTCGTAACGTGCGAGGCGGGCCTTCGACTTGGTCTGGCGGCCCTTGGAGTTTGAGCGCACCCATTCGAGTTCGCTCGAGAGACGCTTAGCGAGCTTGGCGTCTTTCTTGCCCTGCACCTGAAGACGCTCTTGCTTCTTCTCGAGGTAGGTCGAGTAGTTGCCCTCGTAGGGGTAGAGGTGACCGCGGTCGACTTCGGCGATCCATTCGGCGACGTGGTCGAGGAAGTACCTATCGTGGGTTACGGCCAGTACGGCCCCCGGGTATTTGGAGAGGTGCTGCTCGAGCCAGAGAACGCTCTCGGCGTCGAGGTGGTTAGTGGGCTCATCGAGAAGCAGCAGGTCGGGCTTCTGAAGGAGCAGCTTGGTGAGCGCAACGCGGCGCTTTTCTCCACCGGAAAGTTTGTTGACGGGCCAGTCTCCGGGAGGAGTGCGAAGAGCATCCATTGCCTGTTCGAGCTGGGAGTCGAGGTCCCACGCGTCGGCGGCGTCGATCTCCTCTTGTAGCGTGCCCATTTCGGCC
Proteins encoded in this region:
- the ettA gene encoding energy-dependent translational throttle protein EttA; the encoded protein is MAEFIYSMVRARKAVGDKLILDDVTMSFYPGAKIGVVGPNGAGKSTILKIMAGLDTPSNGEARLSPGYSVGILMQEPELDESKTVLENVQEGVGPIKAKVDRHAAIGLEMAEPDADFDALLAEMGTLQEEIDAADAWDLDSQLEQAMDALRTPPGDWPVNKLSGGEKRRVALTKLLLQKPDLLLLDEPTNHLDAESVLWLEQHLSKYPGAVLAVTHDRYFLDHVAEWIAEVDRGHLYPYEGNYSTYLEKKQERLQVQGKKDAKLAKRLSSELEWVRSNSKGRQTKSKARLARYEEMANEAEKTRKLDFEEIVIPMGPRLGSQVIDAKNLKKGFDERILIDGLSFTLPRNGIVGVIGPNGVGKTTLFKTIVGLEPLDSGDLKVGETVDISYVDQSRGGIDPNKTLWEVVSDGQDYIQVGKTEIPSRGYVSQFGFKGPDQQKKAGVLSGGERNRLNLALTLKQGGNLLLLDEPTNDLDVETLGSLENALLEFPGCAVVITHDRWFLDRIATHILAYEGSEATPGYWHWFEGNFDAYEENKIERLGPDAAKPHRSAYRKLTRD
- a CDS encoding thioesterase family protein; translation: MRLHIPLPLRWSDVDAYQHVNNAEVFRLLEEARIHAFWPAAGEDAPLTAVLDGRPGGPTMTLIARQEIEYLLPIPYLREPIDIEMWIGRVGGASLEVCYEIYTPVNVSPRQLYVRASTTLVLVDAAHSRPQRISAAQREVFAQYAEEPLQFAKRR